GACATCAATGCTACCGACATCCATCCTCCTGCTCAACAAATTTGACACCTTGTTAGTTAGGGAAAATGAACAACACtagaaaaacataagcatttcTTGAATATTTATACCTCCTTTTTGAGAATTGGTCATCCTCATCAACCTCATCTGGCAACCTATTTGACAGTGAGCCTGTGCCTTCTACACTATCATCATTGCCTGTGACAGGAGAGAGCTCAGGAGTACTGTTTGGCTCATTGTTACTAGACATTTGCCCATAAATGCTGGATGGTTTGTCTACAAttagagaagaaaaacaaaattagaagAGATGATAGAAGAACATTAGTTTATTCATTAAATAGCTTATGAGAATTACTCTGACGCTTACCATCTTGACCAGTCAATGATGAAGCCTTGTCAGATCTTTCTTCTTGAGCAGGCATCATAGCACCAGTATTATATCGTCGACTTGGTTGAGGCTTAGGATGATCATGTGTACCCTTGTAGATAATCTCTGTTATCTGTCCATCATGAGATCGCTCAAATAGCTTCTTCACTTCACAATTAGGATGGGTACATTTGTAATAACTGCGAGGAAATTCACTTCCTTTAACATGCTTTTGTCCATATTTTCGCCAGTTATACCCATCATCAGAGGATATTACTGAAGGCCCATTTCCTTTGTTATCACCCTGAGATGTTTGGACCCCAGGATGTGGATGTTCCCTCTGTGTTAAGTCACCCGAATCATCTTCCACGGGTGCACTAGCTCCTCCAGTGTGAACAGGTGCAGATAAACTCAATTCATTTGAAGAGACTGCCATCTCATTTTTAGCCAAAGTTGGTGATGCATGTGATTGAGGCTCAGCTTGACCTGGGACTTGCACAGGCTGCTCATTCCTATAGTGGTTATAATCTGTAGTAACCTTGAATAATTGTAAAGCATTAGGCAACCAGTATTCTACAACCACTTTGGCACACTTGCAGATATATAAAGAACTTGAATGAAGATATATCATTGTTCTACAATTTAGAAAGAAATATGACAGTCCATCTCGACGAGAGTCTATCACTAGAAAACATTGTTTCTTATAAAGCATCTTTAAGAAACAATAtcgaaaaaaaaaccaaataaagTATATTTCACACTAACAAATTTAATTACTCATCCTACAGCACTTGATAGACAGAAAAGCAATGAAACAATAATGGTAAGAGACTAAATAAATCAGTTAATCTTCAGAATTGGATCTTATAAGATTTTGTAGCGTCAAGCAGACATCCACTGATTGCAAGTTTAAGCTAGAGCACAAAATTGGCCAAAGACCAATCAGCTAAACTTAGGATCGAGGCCACCATTTAATTAGTATCTTTCCTCACATAGATAAAACATATCAGTCAAGGACGCAACTAATGAAAGAATAATGGACCACTAATCCATACAAATTACCATATTTGATCTAGCATGGGGCTTAAACTCGAAGCTTCCAGAATTTCTTTCATCCGAGGTATTGAAATCCGAGCAAACTGTGGTTGCTGAGTATGTAGTAGAACTCAGAGATCCGTACAACATTTGAGGCTTCAAAAAGGACCCAGTAGTTGGGGAAGGTTCTGCCTGCAAGACCAGAAAAAGTAGAAATCAAGAAATATGTCACAAAATTCCTGGTCCAGATACCTTTTAATCAAGCAACGAGGCATGTAGAGAAAAGGAAAATCTCGTAAAACTAGAGTGGGAGAAAATAAGACTCTTCATGAAACAAAAGCTATAAGGAAACTTGACAAGAAAATGTAGCCCCATGAGCTATCCCTGCAACTTTAAAGCCCTTTTAATTTGATGGAAAGAATTTGGCAGTACTTTGGCATGCTGTTACATATCTGTCCAATAACAGGAAACTCCGAGAATCACTTGGGCATGGTCGTGATTGGCATCTCTTAACAGAGATGGAATTTGAGCATCCAACATAGATTACCAAAATATTCTAACAAGCTTGTCCATTACCagcaaaaatgaaacaaatactATTAAGGAAGATAAACATATCTTAAATAAATCCACTGAAGATGAAAGAGCGATTATTTAGACCGATTACCCAGATAACTGAAGTTATAGCAATAAGCTTTGAACAAAAAATGTCATCTCCAATCACAATTAGAACAATGGAGGGTCATAACCTCTATAAAAACACATGCCAATCACAACTTTTAACAGCACCTTTACCCACAGCCTTTACCCACAATCTCTCTAGACTCCCTATACCTCCTTGCTGATGCATTTATTCCTTATTCTACATACACAAATAGAAACGTTTTTGTCATACTTGCATCCACTGCCAACGGTAAACA
This window of the Malus domestica chromosome 03, GDT2T_hap1 genome carries:
- the LOC103405014 gene encoding probable WRKY transcription factor 20 isoform X2; this encodes MLYGSLSSTTYSATTVCSDFNTSDERNSGSFEFKPHARSNMVTTDYNHYRNEQPVQVPGQAEPQSHASPTLAKNEMAVSSNELSLSAPVHTGGASAPVEDDSGDLTQREHPHPGVQTSQGDNKGNGPSVISSDDGYNWRKYGQKHVKGSEFPRSYYKCTHPNCEVKKLFERSHDGQITEIIYKGTHDHPKPQPSRRYNTGAMMPAQEERSDKASSLTGQDDKPSSIYGQMSSNNEPNSTPELSPVTGNDDSVEGTGSLSNRLPDEVDEDDQFSKRRRMDVGSIDVTPIVKPIREPRVVVQTLSEVDILDDGYRWRKYGQKVVRGNPNPRSYYKCTNAGCPVRKHVERASHDPKAVITTYEGKHNHDVPTAKSSSHDTSGPTNVNVPSRIRPEESDTISLDLGVGMTSGGEIRTNEHLQLHSDLVERQSHTNSNFRFAQNTLVSTYYGVLNGGMNQYGSRENPSESRSIEILPLNHSSYPYPQNMGRVLTGP
- the LOC103405014 gene encoding probable WRKY transcription factor 20 isoform X1, with translation MDATALDHPSGPSDDVDPGDFHPSSEPAFYSSAAASGGAKYKLMSPAKLPISRSPCLTIPPGLSPTSFLESPVLLSNMKAEPSPTTGSFLKPQMLYGSLSSTTYSATTVCSDFNTSDERNSGSFEFKPHARSNMVTTDYNHYRNEQPVQVPGQAEPQSHASPTLAKNEMAVSSNELSLSAPVHTGGASAPVEDDSGDLTQREHPHPGVQTSQGDNKGNGPSVISSDDGYNWRKYGQKHVKGSEFPRSYYKCTHPNCEVKKLFERSHDGQITEIIYKGTHDHPKPQPSRRYNTGAMMPAQEERSDKASSLTGQDDKPSSIYGQMSSNNEPNSTPELSPVTGNDDSVEGTGSLSNRLPDEVDEDDQFSKRRRMDVGSIDVTPIVKPIREPRVVVQTLSEVDILDDGYRWRKYGQKVVRGNPNPRSYYKCTNAGCPVRKHVERASHDPKAVITTYEGKHNHDVPTAKSSSHDTSGPTNVNVPSRIRPEESDTISLDLGVGMTSGGEIRTNEHLQLHSDLVERQSHTNSNFRFAQNTLVSTYYGVLNGGMNQYGSRENPSESRSIEILPLNHSSYPYPQNMGRVLTGP